GATCGGGAGGGTGCGACGGCAGACTCCGGTGCGCACGATGACCGATGACCGGAAGTTCTCCCGGGCCTTCCGCCCTGGCAACCTCGCCGACGCTTCCGACGGCATGGCCAGAGCGAGACATTCACACGATGTTCGCCTGAACGAGCTACCTCCGCCGGAGGGACGACCGGTGTAGTGGTAGGGCGCACGGGGTAGGACGGAGAGGATGTCGAGCACCCACGCGGGGAGGACATGACGGTGGAACAGTGGATCGAGGCGCGGGAGATGCGTGAGGGCACTTACGCCGTGGTGATGCACCGGACGCAGCGGACCACCCACCACCTGGTGGTGTACAGCGCGACGTTCCTGGCCCGGATGGGGCTCTCCGACGCAGACGGACGCAGACTGGTCGAGACCGCCGTCGGCCTGCTGGCCGAGCGGGAGGACGAGGTGGAACACGACCTCGACCTCGACTGGATGGTCCACGAGGATGCCGACTTCCTGATCGCACTGCGGGAGCGGCTCGTGGAGTCGACGACCGTCTGAGACCTCCGATCACGTCGGTCGACGTCGTCGCCGGGCGAGGCACCCGGGCACGAGTCGGGGCCGCCTGCCGGATCTCCTCAGTGAGGTCCGTGCGGGCGGCCCCTTCGCCGTGTCCGGGATGTTCTGCGGGCGGCCTGCTCGCCGTGCCGAGCAGGCAGGGCCGTGGCGCGGCGTCGGTGGCCGCCGCAGGCGGCGGTCTCATGGTCATCGCATTCCGACGGGTTCAGTGTCGCCGGGCGTCGTGTCGCGTCCGCCGGAACCGGCTGTGGTGCTGCTCCTCGAAGGGGCAGTGGTGGTGCCGGGCAGCCCTGCCGCGCGGGTGGTGGTGGGCGGCGGCCGGGTGTTGCCGACGTCCCGAATGCTCATGCGGGTGGTGGTGCGGCGCTCGTCCCATCAGGCGGTGTCGAGCGTGTTCGTGCAGGTCGACGTTATCGCCGTCGGCCTGGTGGCGGAAGAACCGCTGCTGCTCGCCCTGGAGGGCGCTGAGCACCTCGATGGCGCCGGTGAGCAGCGGGACAGCCCACTGCGCCGTTCGCAGTCGTTGTTGCAGCGTGATCAGCTCGGGGGCGACGTGATCGCCCGCTCCGCGCGCGGGCACCGGCTGGTCCGTCATCGCCTCGAGCGTGCGGCCGAGTCGCCGCGCGTAGAAGGTCGCCGCGAGTGCCGCACCGGTCAACACCGCCTTCGCGACGCTCGAGGCGGCCACGCCATCCTGCTGTCTGATCCGCTCGCGGTTGGCCTTCGTCAGCGCGAGGCCGCCGAGCAGGTGTGCCCCGACCGCGACCACGTTCACCGGGCTCCAACTCCGCCAGCCCGCCGCCGCGATGCGACTGCGCTCGGCGGCGGAGGAGCTCTCCTCCGATGCTCCGGTGAGCCCGACCGCTCCCATCAGTGAACCCCCGAACCAGACGGCCAGCCCGAGATCGTGCACTGCGCGGACGACGGTATTCCGATGAGACATGAGCTACCTCCCGGCCGGTGTGGTGGGCAAGGGAGTACCCACGGTCGCGGTGTCCAGACGGGCCGGGCTCGGCGGGACACCATCGACGTAATCGACTCCTTGCCCGTCGATCTCGGCGGTCGGCTCGGTCGGCTGCGCCGGATCGACGTCCCCCGGCAGGTGTGGGGCCGAGGCTCAGTCGCGCGCCGGGGTCGGCTCCTCCGTCCGCGGCTGGGCGGGCTCCGGCTCGCTCGCCTCGGCCGCAGGCTCGGGCGAGCCTGCTTCGGTCGTCGCGTCCGCGACGTCGTTCGCGGGACTCTGCGCCGCCTGATCGGCTGCTCCCGGCTCGGCCGTCGTCGGCTGTCGGGTGAGCCGGAGCAGCGTCGGGACGATCGTCGCCAGCGCCACGACGTGCATCAGTCCGAGGACGAGCAGTGTCGAGACGTCGATCCCGGCGAACCCTGCGGGCGGCTCGGCGGCAAGGCCGATCACCACCAGCGGGGCGAAGGACACCACGAAGAAGGCGACGGAGACCGCCTTGAAGGTGTGCACGGGGCGGGAGTTCCAGCGGTGCAGTGCGGCCAGCACGAGGGCCGCGCCGACGGCGGACAGCACGCTGACGACGATCGGCGGGAGCAGCCGCAAGGGCAGCAGTCCTGCATCGACGTCGATGACCAGCATCGCGCCGAACCTGAGCAGCGAGTTCGCCAGCGCGGCGAGAAGGGCGGCGACCAGCAGCGCGAACGGAAGCCTGCTCAGGGCGAGCTGTTCGCGATCGGCCAATGGCGAGGGGGAGGTCCCGACGGACATGTCGACTCCATTATTTGAATGACGAAATAGTGGTATTTCTCAATCAATTGGCCCGACGATAGTCGAGATGCTGGTATTGCTCAACTATTGGATCCGAGAAAGTCGAGTATTGTTCGCGTATGTCTGGGGAGTACGCGAAGGATCAGTCGACGGCTGCGGCGCAGCCGGCGGGCTGCATCTGCGCCGCGCAGGCCGCCGAGGTGCCGACCGCGTCAGGAGACGCCGCAGCGGTGGGAAGTTCCGACCCCGAGAGACCCGAGTCGGAGAGCGCCGCCGAGTCGCTCGTGGACGAGGTGATCGTGTCGGCGTTCGAGCTCGTCAGTCGACTGCGGGGGGACCTCGCCTCGGTCGGAGCAGGCCTCGGTCTCTCGCAGGCCCAGACCTGGGCCCTGGTGAACCTGCGCGGTCCCGCGCCCATGCGGGAACTCGCGCGAGCGCTGTCCTGCGATCCTTCCAACGTCACGGGCATCGTCGACGGACTTCAACGACGCGGACTGGTGTCCAGGGAGGCCGATCCTCGTGATCGTCGGGTGCGGCGGCTCGTCCTCACCCCGGAGGGAGAACGGCGTCGGACGATGCTTCGGCAGCAGGTGTTCGGCGGGCAGACCGGGATCGGGGGGCTGTCCGGGCCGCAGCAGCGCACCCTTCTGGACCTGCTCGCCCGGGCGCTGCGCTCCTGAGCCTGCGGCCGACCGGGGAGCGAGACGCCCTGGGCTCTCGAAGACTGCGCCGGCGCGGGCGGCCTGGCCGAGAATGCCAGACCGGCACGCGACTGCTCGCCGCCTCGGCGGAGGCGGTGGACGGCGCGTCGTGGCCGAGTGCCCCGACAGCCCGGCCGAACTGCCCGGGGCGAGCCTGCCGCCGATCATCGGACACCTCCGCTGCCGCAAGCTCGAGGTGCCCGGCCGTGCCACCGCAGGCTCCCGTCCGCGGCGAGCGGGCCCGACCGGGGACCGGGCTCCTCGGCCCCTGCCGTCGTGCCGCAGAGCGGCTCGGACCAGCGCCGTCATGGGGTGGTCCGGCCGCGTCCGCAGGGCACGACGGCCGCGGCGGACGCGGCCCGCCTGGCCTCTTCTCAGCCGATGGTCGAGCGCTCGGCGTCGTCGACCGAGTGCTCCTGCGCGGCCAGCAGCGCCCGGTACCAGTGGAAGGACGCGCGTGGCGTCCGCTCCTGCGTCTGGTAGTCGACGCGCACGATCCCGAAGCGGGGGCCGTAGCCCAACGCCCACTCGAAGTTGTCGAGCAGCGACCAGAGGAAGTAGCCGCGCACGTCGATCCCCTCGGCCATGACCGCCTGGAGGACCGCGAGATGCTCGGCCAGGAAGTCGATGCGCTCGAGGTCCTGCGGTGCGGTCGTCGGCGCGGCCGGGTCGGTCGCGGCGCGGCCGCCCGCAGGCGTCTGGGCCTCGGCCGTGTTCTCCGCCTCCGCCGGATCGGGGTAGGCGCAGCCGTTCTCGGTGAGATAGATCGGCGGCAGCGTGCCGTGTCGGGCGCGCAGCCCCGTCAACACCTCGCGCAGGCCCGCAGGCTCGACCGGCCAGGTCAGCCCGGTCCGTCGGACTCCCGCCGGGCGGTGTGTGCGGTCTAAGCCGAGGTCGTCTGCGGTGCGAGCTGCCGGATCGGGCTCGGTGTGCGGGGCGTCGGAGACGTGAATCCGGTAGTAGTAGTTGAGCCCGAG
The Actinoalloteichus fjordicus DNA segment above includes these coding regions:
- a CDS encoding MarR family winged helix-turn-helix transcriptional regulator, which codes for MSGEYAKDQSTAAAQPAGCICAAQAAEVPTASGDAAAVGSSDPERPESESAAESLVDEVIVSAFELVSRLRGDLASVGAGLGLSQAQTWALVNLRGPAPMRELARALSCDPSNVTGIVDGLQRRGLVSREADPRDRRVRRLVLTPEGERRRTMLRQQVFGGQTGIGGLSGPQQRTLLDLLARALRS
- a CDS encoding DUF6069 family protein, which encodes MSVGTSPSPLADREQLALSRLPFALLVAALLAALANSLLRFGAMLVIDVDAGLLPLRLLPPIVVSVLSAVGAALVLAALHRWNSRPVHTFKAVSVAFFVVSFAPLVVIGLAAEPPAGFAGIDVSTLLVLGLMHVVALATIVPTLLRLTRQPTTAEPGAADQAAQSPANDVADATTEAGSPEPAAEASEPEPAQPRTEEPTPARD